The sequence CAGTCCAGACGCTACATCTTCGCCAGGGCCTGCTCCATGTCCGCGAGCAGGTCGTCGGCGTCCTCGATCCCCGCGGCGACGCGGACTAGTCCCGGCGTGATGCCGTACCGGGCCTGCTCCTCGGGGCTCATGGTGGAGTGCGTCATGCTCGCCGGGTGCTCGATGAGGGTGGCGCAGTCGCCCAGGGAGACGGCGACCGTCATCAGCCGCACCGAGTTTATGAGCCTGGCGCCCGTCTCCACGCCGCCGGCCACGTCGAAGCTCAATATCCCGCCGGGGCCCAGCATCTGCTTTTTGCCGATTGCGTACTGCGGGTGCGATTCCAGGCCGGGGTAGCGCACCCGCACCACCTTGGGGTGGCCGTCGAGGAAGCGGGCCAGGGCGACCGCGTTGGCCTGGGACCGCTCGACGCGCAGGTGCAGCGTTTTCAGCCCGCGCAGAAGGAGCCAGCACTGGAAGGGGGCGATGATCCCGCCCATGTCCGTGCGCCAGTCGCGCGACTCTTCCATCAGCTCCCGGGACCCGCAGTACGCCCCGGCCACCGCGTCCCCGTGGCCCCCGACGTACTTGGTGCAACTGTGGAGCGCGACGTCGGCGCCGTGTTCCAGCGGCTGCTGGAGGTACGGGGTGGGGAAGGTGTTGTCCACCACGAGGAGGGCGCCGTGGGCGTGGGCCACCTCCGCTGCGGCGGCGATGTCGGTGACGGCCAGGGTCGGGTTGGCCGGCGTCTCGACGAAGACCAGCCGCGTGTCCGGGCGCATCGCCCGCTCGATGTTCACCGCGTCGGTGGTGTCCACGAAGCTGACCTCGATGCCCAGCTTGGGCGCGAGGTGCTCGAAGAGGGCGAAGGTGCCGCCGTACACCGCGTTCCCCGAAACGACGTGGCCCCCGTGGGCCGTGTGGCAGAGGATGTTGTGAACCGCGGCCATGCCCGAGGCGAAGGCCAGCCCCTCGTCCGCCCCCTCAAGGTAGGCCAACTTCTTCTCGAAGACCTTGACGGTGGGGTTGTCCAGCCGGCTGTAGATGTAGCCGTCATCCTCACCGGCGAAACAGGCGGCGCCGTGCTCGGCCGATTTGAAGGCGAAGGTGGAGACCTGGTAGATGGGGGTGCTCACGGCGCCGGTGACGGGGTCGTGCTCGTCCCCGCCGTGGACGAATCGGGTGCCCCTTCCGGGGCGCATGGGGGGTTCGGGGCCCATTCGTTGCCTCCCGTCGCTCGCGGGTCCTTGTGTGATGCCGTAGCCTGAAACCGGAACGCGGTGATTATAGGTTCTGCCCCCCGCGTTGTAAACGTCGGGCTTACCCTTTCGGCGGTTAACTGGTATAATCCCCCCGAACTCCTCTCCTGGTGACCGATGCCCGAGGAAACGCACCCCGGCGGCTTGGACGAGCAGTTGCGGAGCTGGTTCGCCTACCAGGACCGGCGTCGCGAGCTGCGCGCCGCGGCGCGGCGTTTCCGGGCGGCCTACCTCGCCGGGCGGACCCGGGAGGAGGGGACCATCTCCCCCCACCTCGTGTACCTTCTCGGCTTCTTGAAGCGAAGCCGGGCACTGGCCCGTCTGTCCTACGTCGGCGGTGACGGTCAGGTGCGCCGGCAGCGGCTGGTGGAGCTTTACGAGCTGGATTCGCCCCATTTCTGGGTTTACGATTTAGGAGGACCCGGGACCGACGCCGGGCGTTCCCGCAGCGGCCGTCTGGTGCGCGTGGACGGGTGGCGGACCATCCTTCTCCGGCCGTTGGTCTTCCAGACCTTCCGCCCCCGCAAGGAGGTCATCGAGCGGATCGCCCGACTCCGTGGCCGGGAGGCGAAGCGGAGGGTCCGGCGCCTGATGCACAGCCTGGACCGCCGTCGGCGGGGGATTTTCTGACCCGGCGTTTTCTTTGGGGCACCGTCCGCACGCGGGCGGTTTTTT is a genomic window of bacterium containing:
- a CDS encoding aminotransferase class I/II-fold pyridoxal phosphate-dependent enzyme, with amino-acid sequence MGPEPPMRPGRGTRFVHGGDEHDPVTGAVSTPIYQVSTFAFKSAEHGAACFAGEDDGYIYSRLDNPTVKVFEKKLAYLEGADEGLAFASGMAAVHNILCHTAHGGHVVSGNAVYGGTFALFEHLAPKLGIEVSFVDTTDAVNIERAMRPDTRLVFVETPANPTLAVTDIAAAAEVAHAHGALLVVDNTFPTPYLQQPLEHGADVALHSCTKYVGGHGDAVAGAYCGSRELMEESRDWRTDMGGIIAPFQCWLLLRGLKTLHLRVERSQANAVALARFLDGHPKVVRVRYPGLESHPQYAIGKKQMLGPGGILSFDVAGGVETGARLINSVRLMTVAVSLGDCATLIEHPASMTHSTMSPEEQARYGITPGLVRVAAGIEDADDLLADMEQALAKM